The Nitrospirota bacterium DNA segment GAAAGAACCTTCTGATTCCCGTATGAATATCCCGGATTATCAAAATGCAGAAGAATTTTTCAGAAAAGGACTTGAGGAATCAAAAGTAGGACAATTTAATGCTGCTATTGATTTATTCAAGAAGGCAACTGAGTTAGACCCCAAAAATGCAAAATATTGGAGCTATCTGTCACTTTCACTGGTGAAAACAAATAACCTAAAAAAGGCAGAAGAAGCAATATTCAAAGCTATAAATATACAACCTGATAATGCAGACTTTTATGCAAACTTGGGCATAATTTACATCAAGGCTGGTATGAAGAAAAAGGCATACAATCAATTTAAGACTGCTCTCGAACTTGACCCTGAGAATACGAAAGCAAAAAAGGGAATTGATAAGACAAAAAACTGATTGTTTGATTATCTTCTTTTATAAACACCACTTTTGCCGCCGCGTTTTTCTTTTAGTATGATATCAGAAATTTGCATATCTTTATCAACTGCTTTGCACATATCATAAATTGTCAGAGCTGCAACTGATACTGCTGTCAAGGCTTCCATCTCAACACCTGTTTGACCTTCACATTTCACTTTTGCTTCTATATCTATCTTATTCTGTCTGATTTTAATATGAAAATCTATATTTATTGAGGTTATATTTAAAGGATGACACATTGGAATAAGCTCACTTGTTTTTTTCGCTGCCATTATGCCTGCAACCTTTGCTACACATAACACATCTCCTTTTGGAACTTTCTTATCAATAATCAATTGTAAAGTTTCTGGTTTCATTGTAATAGAACCACTTGCAATTGCTTCTCTTCTGGAAACAGGCTTTTCAGTAATGTCAACCATTTTTGCCTTTCCCTCTTCGTCAAAATGAGTAAGTCTTTTCATAATATTTTTAATTTTTAAAAATCTGGTGCCGAAGGCGGGAGTTGAACCCGCACAGTCTTTCGACTACTAGACCCTGAACCTAGCGCGTCTGCCAGTTCCGCCACTTCGGCAAATAATTACTATCTAACTATTATACACATTATTTCAAAAAAACAGGTATGTTTAAGCCGAAAAATGCAATTATCTTGATAACTTAACCTTTAACTGATGGTTTTAATTTCATCGAGTTAAAGAAATTTTTGAGCAATGTCTGCATTATTCGGGTTAAGCGGATTTATTTGGGTTAAACTGCTATATTTAGTCTAAACTGATGGATTCGAGAAAAAGTTTTAATTTTTTCTTATCTTCATGAGGTATATTTAAAAATTCTATACCTATATTATATCTGTATACCGAAGGTTCTTGTGACTCAAATTTTTCACAATTAACAACCCTACAGTCTGCAATTATAACATCCTCATTTAAATAAAGCTCTATTTGATGCTGAGCATCTTTTTTTAATGGAAATTCTGTCTCGATAAGCATTCCTGAAAGACTTAGCTTTTTTACTTTATATTTTTGGGGATAATCTATTTTCACTTTTTCGCTATCAGTAATCTGAAATCTGACTCCGCCCAACCTGCTTTCTATTTTCTTTATCCTGTTTTCCTCTATGAATTTTATTAACTGATTTGCTTTCTCACTTAATGTATCAGTAAATTTAATGCCTGCTCGATATACGGGAATCAAAGTCTTTGACCCCTTTTTTTCCTTAGAAATAAGAACCGCCCATACTACCCGCCCCCTTAAATTCAGATTCTTATCTTTAAGTTGCACTTTGAATGTGTACTCCCTGTTGAGATCAAGTCTCTTGGTCGTTTCTATAGCTGCTCCGTCTATACTTATATTTATGACCTCGAGATCAGAAGTATAAAGAATATTTCCTGTAACACCTTCAACATCATATCTTTGTTGTCTCCTCCCTTCAGTACCCTTCGTCATTTTTATTGACTCCTATGAACATAATATCGAAAATCATCTCAAGACAATCCCTGCATAACCTACAACATGATCATAATCTCCACTTATTTCAGCTGACGTAGCATATTTTATAAGGCGTGCAGAACGAGCACCTAACGCCTTTGCTGCGAAAATCATTGATACAACTGGCAGATAACCACACATTGATATCCTCTCTTTTAAAACAGTCTCATAGAGACCTTCAGGATCAAGAGATAATATTTTCTGTATTGCTTTTTCATCTTTATTTCTAGCAACTTTGTCCGGTACATAATGACTCATATCAGAACTTGCAACAACTACAACAGAATAATTAGCTTCTGTAACTGCTTTAGCAATTCCTTCACCGAGTATTTTACATTCTTCTAACAAAGCTGATAATATAAGGATAGGAACGATCTTTACATCTTGCGAAAAAAACCCTATAAATGGCAATTGCACTTCAAGGGAATGTTCGAACATATGTGCCTGTATATCTTTCTCTACTATAGGAGTATTAATGGAGATTCTGTGAGAAATTTTCTCATCTATACTAAAAGTTCCTGTTGGGATTTCCCATTCTCCTTTTGCCATCATGGATATTCTTGGACCAATGCCTGTGTGATTAGGACCGATTAATACAAGGGTCTCCGGGAAGTCTATTGATGAATAAACAGCACCTGCAACATGTCCTGAATAAATTAATCCAGCATGAGGGGACACCACTCCGATGACTTTTTCTTTCTTAGTATTTTTATCTATATAATTCTCTACCTGCTGTTTCAGTTTGGAAGGGGTACCATAATAAAATTGTCCTGCAACAGCTGGTAGTCTCTTCAAAATACTTCCTCCTCAAAATCCTGAAAATCTCTGTCAGTCATGTTCATAAACCTTGTGCAATTAGATACGAAAGCAAGGTTTACCGAACCAGTGGGTCCATTTCTCTGTTTTGCAATAATAATTTCTGCAATTCCTTTTCTTGCATCTTTGTTATAGATCTCGTCCCTGTATAAGAACAAAATTACATCTGCATCCTGTTCAATTGCACCCGATTCTCTCAAATCTGCCAATATCGGCTTTGGGGGTCTTCGCTGTTCAACGCTTCTATTAAGCTGACTGACTGCAATGAGTGGCACATTCAATTCTTTTGCAAGTGCCTTTAGAGAGCGGGATATGTCTGATATTTCCTGCTCTCGCCTCTCAAAACTACCCTTCCCTCTCATAAGCTGAAGATAGTCTACAATGATGAGTGATAGCCCGTGTTCCATTTTAAGCCGTCTTGCTTTTGCCCTGAGCTCAAGCACTGTAATACTTGAAGAATCATCAATAAAGATTGGTGCACCTGTTAGGTTACTTGCTGCACTTGTTAATTTATGCCAGTCCTCCTTTTTTATAAACCCTTTTCTGATACTGTTCGAATTTACCATTGCTTCTGAACAGAGCATTCTGAATGCAAGCTGCTCTTTTGCCATTTCAAGACTGAATATAGCAATCGGTTCTTTTAATTCAAGCCCAACATACTGAGCAATATTAAGAGCAAATGCTGTTTTACCCATTGACGGTCTTCCGCCTACTATTATCAAATCTCCTCTCTGAAAACCTGTTGTAAGGTCGTCAAGGTCCCTAAATCCTGAAGGAATGCCTGTTACTGTATCTTTTTTATCATAGAGATGCTCTATCATTTCAAAGCT contains these protein-coding regions:
- the dnaB gene encoding replicative DNA helicase; its protein translation is MKDVNLHLDRLPPQNIEAEQSILGAILIDNDALPKALEILDPEDFYKHSHRKIFNAMTELFDKSEPIDLITLTDYLRKKDELEEVGNISYLSSLINLTPTSANIKYHSKIVREKSLLRGLLRSANEISGKVYEDNLDAEDLVDFAERTIFQISDKRIKTSFVTLRDVIKGSFEMIEHLYDKKDTVTGIPSGFRDLDDLTTGFQRGDLIIVGGRPSMGKTAFALNIAQYVGLELKEPIAIFSLEMAKEQLAFRMLCSEAMVNSNSIRKGFIKKEDWHKLTSAASNLTGAPIFIDDSSSITVLELRAKARRLKMEHGLSLIIVDYLQLMRGKGSFERREQEISDISRSLKALAKELNVPLIAVSQLNRSVEQRRPPKPILADLRESGAIEQDADVILFLYRDEIYNKDARKGIAEIIIAKQRNGPTGSVNLAFVSNCTRFMNMTDRDFQDFEEEVF
- the moaC gene encoding cyclic pyranopterin monophosphate synthase MoaC; amino-acid sequence: MKRLTHFDEEGKAKMVDITEKPVSRREAIASGSITMKPETLQLIIDKKVPKGDVLCVAKVAGIMAAKKTSELIPMCHPLNITSINIDFHIKIRQNKIDIEAKVKCEGQTGVEMEALTAVSVAALTIYDMCKAVDKDMQISDIILKEKRGGKSGVYKRR
- a CDS encoding PilZ domain-containing protein, whose amino-acid sequence is MTKGTEGRRQQRYDVEGVTGNILYTSDLEVINISIDGAAIETTKRLDLNREYTFKVQLKDKNLNLRGRVVWAVLISKEKKGSKTLIPVYRAGIKFTDTLSEKANQLIKFIEENRIKKIESRLGGVRFQITDSEKVKIDYPQKYKVKKLSLSGMLIETEFPLKKDAQHQIELYLNEDVIIADCRVVNCEKFESQEPSVYRYNIGIEFLNIPHEDKKKLKLFLESISLD
- the amrB gene encoding AmmeMemoRadiSam system protein B translates to MKRLPAVAGQFYYGTPSKLKQQVENYIDKNTKKEKVIGVVSPHAGLIYSGHVAGAVYSSIDFPETLVLIGPNHTGIGPRISMMAKGEWEIPTGTFSIDEKISHRISINTPIVEKDIQAHMFEHSLEVQLPFIGFFSQDVKIVPILILSALLEECKILGEGIAKAVTEANYSVVVVASSDMSHYVPDKVARNKDEKAIQKILSLDPEGLYETVLKERISMCGYLPVVSMIFAAKALGARSARLIKYATSAEISGDYDHVVGYAGIVLR